Proteins from one Ipomoea triloba cultivar NCNSP0323 chromosome 1, ASM357664v1 genomic window:
- the LOC116018338 gene encoding cold-responsive protein kinase 1-like, with amino-acid sequence MSCCFGGSSVRRRRSSNNCSHHEARDTGGHSVGTTTNFSYTELKEATNNFSQVNKIGRGGFGTVYKGTLRGLQVAVKALSAESRQGIREFLTEIETISNVKHPNLVELIGCCVHGDNRLLVYEYLENRSLDRALFGQRRDANLDWRTRAAICIGTAEGLAYLHEILVPHIVHRDIKASNILLDKDYKPKIGDFGLAKLFPENITHISTKIAGTTGYLAPEYVIGGQLTLKADVYSFGVLILEVISARSSSSINWGGQQKLLLERAWELYEGGNLLELVDSELGQYPEKEVLKYMKVALFCTQANASRRPMMSQVIDMLSKDIRLNEKELTPPGFFQDSDKRGSPSKQNLSATSTSRPMSSAPFTITQVTAR; translated from the exons ATGAGTTGCTGTTTTGGTGGATCAAGTGTGCGCCGTAGAAGGAGTAGtaataattgttctcatcatgaAGCTCGTGATACTGGAG GTCACTCtgttggaacaacaacaaatttcTCATACACCGAGttaaaagaagcaacaaacaactTCAGTCAAGTTAATAAGATTGGAAGAGGAGGTTTTGGGACTGTTTACAAG GGAACCCTACGTGGTTTACAAGTTGCAGTGAAAGCACTCTCTGCCGAATCAAGACAAGGAATCCGTGAGTTTTTGACAGAGATTGAAACTATATCAAATGTAAAACATCCTAATCTGGTCGAGTTAATTGGGTGCTGTGTTCATGGTGATAATCGGCTCTTGGTGTATGAATATTTAGAGAATAGGAGCCTTGATCGAGCATTATTTG GTCAAAGGAGGGATGCTAACTTGGATTGGAGAACAAGAGCTGCTATTTGCATAGGAACTGCCGAGGGTCTAGCTTATCTTCATGAAATCTTAGTACCACATATAGTACACAGGGACATTAAAGCCAGTAATATACTGCTTGACAAGGATTACAAACCAAAGATAGGAGATTTTGGGTTGGCTAAACTTTTCCCAGAGAATATAACCCACATCAGTACCAAAATAGCAGGAACAAC TGGTTACCTGGCACCTGAATATGTAATAGGCGGTCAATTGACATTAAAGGCTGATGTCTACAGCTTTGGCGTCCTAATACTTGAAGTTATAAGTGCAAGGAGCAGTTCAAGTATTAACTGGGGAGGACAACAGAAATTACTTCTGGAACGG GCATGGGAGCTGTATGAAGGAGGCAATTTGTTGGAGTTGGTGGACTCCGAACTGGGTCAGTACCCCGAGAAGGAAGTCTTGAAGTATATGAAGGTTGCACTTTTCTGCACCCAAGCAAATGCAAGCCGTAGACCGATGATGAGCCAGGTCATCGACATGCTCTCCAAAGACATTCGGCTCAATGAGAAGGAACTGACACCACCTGGTTTCTTTCAAGATTCTGACAAGCGTGGCTCTCCATCAAAACAGAACTTATCCGCAACGTCAACAAGCCGACCGATGAGCTCTGCTCCCTTTACCATAACTCAGGTGACCGCTAGATAA